One segment of Comamonas thiooxydans DNA contains the following:
- a CDS encoding PhaM family polyhydroxyalkanoate granule multifunctional regulatory protein, protein MSGDASAFGFGKFIPGFDFLQGLAQSAGAAANPMGRVPQWVAPTVSVEEVDKRIAELKAVQFWLEQNSRALAATIQALEVQRMTLSTLKDMNVSMSELAKSFPFPGAAPAEPAATGNTGWPMGGATARTAAAEPSAAPEPEPEPATTETDAKAQAEPPSQAALSQAMQWWGALTQQFQQIAAKAMAEPVPPETLAAAQRATEMASGFAKSTMEKVMAQAGGFGAAAAAKSAAKSAAAAEPRPAPKAATKTGQPKTAASKTAAAKKTAAKQPAAKKTAAKTSATSRKP, encoded by the coding sequence ATGAGCGGCGACGCATCGGCATTTGGTTTCGGCAAGTTCATTCCCGGCTTTGATTTTCTGCAGGGGCTGGCGCAAAGCGCTGGCGCTGCGGCCAATCCCATGGGCCGCGTGCCGCAATGGGTGGCTCCCACCGTGAGCGTGGAAGAGGTGGACAAGCGCATTGCCGAGCTGAAAGCCGTGCAGTTCTGGCTGGAGCAAAACAGCCGTGCCCTGGCTGCCACCATCCAGGCGCTGGAAGTGCAGCGCATGACGCTGTCCACGCTCAAGGACATGAATGTCAGCATGAGCGAGCTGGCCAAGTCCTTTCCTTTCCCCGGTGCAGCGCCGGCCGAGCCCGCTGCGACTGGCAATACCGGCTGGCCCATGGGAGGTGCCACGGCCAGGACGGCCGCCGCAGAACCATCAGCGGCGCCAGAGCCCGAACCCGAGCCCGCAACGACCGAGACGGATGCCAAGGCTCAGGCAGAGCCGCCTTCTCAGGCTGCCTTGAGCCAGGCCATGCAATGGTGGGGAGCGCTGACCCAGCAGTTCCAGCAGATTGCAGCCAAGGCCATGGCAGAGCCCGTGCCGCCCGAGACCCTGGCGGCCGCCCAGCGCGCCACGGAGATGGCCAGCGGCTTTGCCAAGTCCACCATGGAAAAGGTGATGGCGCAGGCTGGCGGCTTTGGCGCTGCAGCCGCAGCGAAAAGTGCGGCAAAGAGTGCTGCGGCCGCCGAGCCCAGGCCTGCACCCAAGGCGGCGACCAAGACCGGTCAACCCAAAACGGCAGCGAGCAAGACCGCAGCCGCTAAAAAAACGGCTGCCAAGCAGCCTGCCGCCAAAAAGACAGCAGCCAAAACCTCTGCTACCTCGCGCAAGCCCTGA